In a single window of the Mesorhizobium shangrilense genome:
- a CDS encoding DUF982 domain-containing protein, whose protein sequence is MEAVTIELRPQQALTISGVRQALRVLTEDWPQARGPRHRDAVETCLKVIDGHRSASEIRRVLIEAAAEAGLSAT, encoded by the coding sequence ATGGAAGCGGTCACGATCGAGCTTCGACCGCAACAGGCGCTCACAATATCCGGCGTGCGACAGGCCCTGCGCGTCCTGACGGAAGACTGGCCGCAGGCACGAGGTCCGCGACATCGCGATGCGGTCGAAACCTGCCTGAAGGTCATCGACGGCCACCGCTCGGCATCGGAAATTCGGCGCGTTCTGATCGAGGCGGCAGCGGAGGCCGGCCTGTCGGCGACATAA
- the mtnK gene encoding S-methyl-5-thioribose kinase, translating to MHSVTGEGRAFAALDAQSLGARLQEIPAVAERVGPDSSKWKIREVGDGNLNLVFIVEGPAGGVVVKQALPYVRLVGESWPLPLKRSFFEYHALIRQEARAGVGTVPAVYHFDERQALIVMEYLSPHVILRRRLIEGAMPPKIGRDLGLFCARTLFQGSDLCMPTRKRKEDLALFADNVELCDITENLVFTDPYFDAKMNRHTSPQLDAVVAELRADRDLKVEAQRMKHLFAAKAETLLHGDLHTGSVMVTDADTRVIDPEFAFYGPMAFDVGMLLANFWMSFFAQPGHERNGDRAEMREWLLGVAAEIWSVFRTEFARLWRTERTGILYAKSLFEDQEDALGSEQALNAMLAEIWTDLLGFAGVEVHRRILGLAHNADFETIEDPDLRANCERPALRFGRQIAVNRTRIHSIDEVNDLARIIAGEGA from the coding sequence TTGCATAGCGTCACGGGAGAAGGACGCGCCTTCGCGGCGCTCGACGCACAAAGCCTTGGTGCGCGGCTGCAGGAGATCCCCGCCGTCGCCGAAAGGGTCGGACCGGACAGTTCGAAGTGGAAGATCCGCGAGGTCGGCGACGGCAATCTGAACCTGGTATTCATCGTGGAAGGTCCTGCCGGCGGCGTCGTGGTCAAGCAGGCGCTTCCCTATGTCCGGCTGGTCGGCGAGAGCTGGCCGCTGCCGCTAAAGCGCTCGTTCTTCGAATACCACGCGCTGATCCGACAGGAGGCGCGCGCCGGCGTCGGCACGGTGCCGGCCGTGTACCACTTCGATGAGCGCCAAGCGCTCATCGTCATGGAGTATCTCAGCCCCCATGTTATCCTGCGCCGCCGGCTTATCGAAGGCGCCATGCCGCCGAAGATTGGCCGCGACCTCGGCCTGTTCTGCGCGCGCACGCTGTTCCAAGGCTCGGATCTCTGCATGCCGACGCGCAAGCGCAAGGAAGACCTTGCGCTGTTCGCCGACAATGTCGAGCTCTGCGACATCACCGAGAACCTCGTCTTCACCGATCCCTATTTCGACGCGAAGATGAACCGGCACACCTCGCCCCAGCTCGACGCGGTGGTCGCGGAACTGCGCGCTGACCGCGATCTGAAAGTTGAGGCGCAGCGCATGAAGCATCTGTTCGCCGCCAAGGCAGAGACGCTGCTGCACGGCGACCTGCACACCGGCTCGGTGATGGTGACGGACGCGGACACGCGCGTCATCGATCCCGAGTTCGCGTTCTACGGGCCGATGGCGTTCGATGTCGGCATGCTGCTGGCCAATTTCTGGATGAGCTTTTTTGCGCAGCCAGGCCATGAAAGAAACGGAGACCGCGCAGAGATGCGGGAATGGCTGCTCGGCGTGGCAGCAGAGATCTGGTCGGTGTTCAGGACGGAGTTCGCGCGTCTGTGGCGCACCGAGCGCACCGGCATTCTCTACGCAAAGAGCCTGTTCGAGGACCAGGAGGATGCGCTGGGTTCGGAACAGGCGCTCAACGCGATGCTCGCTGAGATCTGGACGGACCTGCTGGGCTTCGCCGGCGTCGAGGTGCACCGCCGCATCCTCGGGCTCGCCCACAATGCCGACTTCGAGACGATCGAGGACCCGGATCTGCGGGCGAACTGCGAACGCCCGGCGCTACGCTTCGGACGGCAGATCGCGGTGAACCGCACCCGCATCCACTCCATCGACGAAGTGAACGACTTGGCGCGGATCATTGCCGGGGAGGGAGCTTAG
- a CDS encoding ABC transporter permease: MTTVTEAGQPFDLKRFLAEQMRNIAPVFTLIVLIIFFSAQAPSFRTVDNMMNILNQASITGIIAVGLTFVILTAEIDLSVAAIANAIGITIAYFTIQPDYVNIANVPMQGWIAIILTLTACFALGLVNAFGVTAVGIPSFIMTLAMMQIANGISALLVRGQIAYTYPDLITTLGSGSIFGIKWSIIVCALFLLVAHLVLTYTRFGRYVYMVGGNREAAEYSGVNVKLILGSVMVICAMCAGIAGMIGVAYFGSAQQNQFDTFLLDAIAAVVVGGTSLFGGRGGIGNTIIGLLVLGVLNNGLDHIEIDSFLKILIRGLILLAALVINVYAQKLRESARE, encoded by the coding sequence ATGACGACGGTCACCGAAGCCGGGCAGCCCTTCGACCTCAAGCGGTTCCTGGCCGAGCAGATGCGCAACATCGCGCCGGTCTTCACGCTGATCGTGCTTATCATCTTCTTCTCGGCGCAGGCGCCGAGCTTTCGCACGGTCGACAACATGATGAATATCCTGAACCAGGCGTCGATCACCGGCATCATCGCGGTCGGGCTCACCTTCGTCATCCTGACCGCCGAGATCGACCTTTCGGTTGCGGCCATCGCCAACGCCATCGGCATCACCATCGCCTACTTCACGATCCAGCCCGACTACGTGAACATCGCCAACGTGCCGATGCAGGGCTGGATCGCCATCATCCTGACGCTGACGGCATGTTTCGCGCTCGGACTCGTCAACGCCTTCGGGGTGACCGCCGTCGGCATACCGTCCTTCATCATGACGCTGGCCATGATGCAGATCGCCAACGGCATCTCGGCGCTGCTGGTGCGCGGCCAGATCGCCTACACCTACCCCGACCTCATCACGACGCTGGGATCGGGAAGCATCTTCGGCATAAAATGGTCGATCATCGTCTGCGCGCTGTTCCTGCTCGTCGCGCATCTGGTGCTGACCTACACGCGCTTCGGCCGCTACGTCTACATGGTCGGCGGCAACCGCGAGGCGGCCGAGTATTCGGGCGTCAACGTCAAGCTGATCCTGGGATCGGTCATGGTCATCTGCGCCATGTGCGCGGGCATCGCCGGCATGATCGGCGTCGCCTATTTCGGCTCGGCCCAGCAGAACCAGTTCGACACCTTCCTGCTGGACGCGATCGCCGCCGTCGTCGTCGGCGGCACCAGCCTGTTCGGCGGGCGCGGCGGCATCGGCAACACGATCATCGGCCTCCTGGTGCTGGGGGTTCTCAACAACGGGCTCGACCACATCGAGATCGACAGCTTCCTGAAGATCCTGATCCGCGGGCTTATCCTGCTCGCAGCACTGGTCATCAACGTCTACGCGCAGAAGCTAAGGGAGAGCGCCAGGGAGTGA
- a CDS encoding NUDIX domain-containing protein has translation MQDRIRIHSVETLSEDWGTLKKTRFEYRTRAGDWDMQTRETYGRGDGAVILPFDAERKTVLLTRQFRFPAYVAGHEEPLIEACAGLLDADDPETAIRREAEEELGYRLRQVRHLYTPFMSPGNLTERLSFFVADYTPTDRISDGGGHAHEGEDIEVLEMTFDDAMNAIFDGRIVDSKTIMLLQHLKLSLLPPEGA, from the coding sequence ATGCAGGACCGCATCAGGATTCATTCCGTCGAAACCCTGTCCGAAGACTGGGGCACGCTGAAGAAGACGCGCTTCGAATACCGCACCCGTGCGGGCGATTGGGATATGCAGACCCGGGAAACCTACGGTCGCGGCGACGGCGCAGTCATCCTGCCCTTCGACGCCGAGCGCAAGACCGTCCTGCTGACCCGCCAGTTCCGTTTCCCGGCCTATGTCGCGGGGCACGAGGAGCCGCTCATCGAGGCCTGCGCCGGCCTGCTGGACGCCGACGACCCCGAAACGGCGATACGCCGGGAGGCCGAGGAGGAACTCGGCTACCGTCTGCGGCAGGTGAGGCATCTCTACACGCCCTTCATGAGCCCTGGCAACCTGACTGAGCGCCTGTCGTTCTTCGTCGCCGACTACACGCCGACCGACCGCATCTCGGATGGGGGCGGGCATGCCCACGAGGGCGAGGATATCGAGGTGCTGGAGATGACCTTCGACGACGCGATGAACGCGATCTTCGATGGCCGCATCGTCGATTCCAAGACGATCATGCTGCTGCAGCACCTGAAACTCAGCCTGCTGCCGCCAGAGGGCGCCTGA
- a CDS encoding sugar ABC transporter substrate-binding protein: MLDDLIEESRSRRDVFKAIGATALAGALLGSAGFDPAIAQELKPSGKPLKAAMGNAGLQATWCAQGKQAAEAWGKLMNVEITWFDGELSATKQRAAIDNLATQKWDFVALQTFGIGTLNDPIKKVIDSGTPVIAMDTMMAPEGQLALHTFIAPDNIFMGSVVTTEIMKKIGGKGNVIMTQGALGHTGAQGRAKGFKEVVANYPDVKVLDEQPADWDVTKVARIWESLLTKYPDIAGAFFHNDDMALAAHNVMKAKGRTGIVIGGVDAMPPAVNAVLDGTMVATVRNPSSRIHGWAVAAGVAAVTAGEGGKEIPKYIWADGPVITADTAPGNLWLQSNFLM; encoded by the coding sequence GTGCTTGACGATCTCATTGAAGAATCCAGATCTCGCCGCGACGTGTTCAAGGCGATCGGAGCAACCGCACTGGCCGGCGCACTGCTGGGCTCGGCCGGGTTCGACCCCGCCATTGCGCAGGAGCTAAAGCCCTCCGGCAAGCCGCTGAAGGCCGCCATGGGCAATGCAGGCCTTCAGGCGACGTGGTGCGCCCAGGGCAAGCAGGCCGCAGAAGCCTGGGGCAAGCTCATGAATGTCGAGATCACCTGGTTCGACGGGGAACTCTCCGCCACCAAGCAGCGTGCCGCCATCGACAACCTCGCGACGCAGAAGTGGGACTTTGTCGCCCTGCAAACGTTTGGCATCGGCACGCTGAACGACCCCATCAAGAAGGTCATCGACTCCGGTACGCCGGTCATCGCCATGGACACGATGATGGCTCCGGAAGGCCAGTTGGCCCTCCACACTTTCATCGCCCCCGACAACATTTTCATGGGCTCGGTCGTAACCACCGAGATCATGAAGAAGATCGGCGGCAAGGGTAACGTCATCATGACACAGGGCGCGCTCGGCCACACCGGCGCCCAGGGCCGCGCCAAGGGCTTCAAGGAAGTTGTCGCCAACTACCCCGACGTGAAGGTGCTCGACGAGCAACCGGCCGACTGGGACGTCACCAAGGTGGCGCGCATCTGGGAGTCCCTGCTGACGAAGTATCCGGACATCGCAGGCGCCTTCTTCCACAATGACGACATGGCGCTGGCCGCCCACAATGTCATGAAGGCGAAGGGGCGCACCGGCATCGTCATCGGCGGCGTCGACGCCATGCCGCCGGCGGTGAACGCCGTGCTCGACGGCACGATGGTCGCGACGGTGCGCAACCCGTCCAGCCGCATCCACGGCTGGGCCGTCGCCGCCGGCGTAGCTGCCGTCACGGCGGGCGAAGGCGGCAAGGAGATCCCGAAATACATCTGGGCGGACGGACCGGTCATCACGGCCGACACCGCGCCGGGCAATCTCTGGCTGCAGTCGAACTTCCTGATGTGA
- a CDS encoding sugar ABC transporter ATP-binding protein — translation MAGGSFEPSALPSVAPEATPILEMVGVSKAFGGIHALRDVDFSLMEGEIHGLVGENGAGKSTMMKIIAGVYHGFEGEMHVAGQTVLFRSPRDALAAGIGMVHQELSIVSDLTVAENVFLGVQPTAGGVVNWSRMKREAKAQLASLGLDIDPSARMGSLPVGIQQLIELSRVLFSGARIIILDEPTSALSPPEVARLFEALRRLKRQGRTIVFISHFLDDVLEISDRITVFRNGRKVVTERTEALTKDSIISHMIGRGSADMHMGESTELFGDDTRPVVLEAQGLSDGAMIKDISLKLRGGEITGIYGFMGCGQVELSRALFGKGKLVSGTLTLDGKSVHFRSTAAARRAGVAYLPESRGMMLFRTEQVFKNISISILDRIHSLLLKPRREREISEAQIKDLQIRPPRTDIALGNLSGGNQQKVALAKWLTYLPKVLILSEPTRGMDVGAKEDVIRIVKSLRDKGVAVLVLSTEPETILTLADRVTVLKRGLVAREFTTGHIEKADLLDAA, via the coding sequence ATGGCCGGGGGTTCATTCGAACCCTCGGCTTTACCCTCGGTTGCTCCCGAGGCGACGCCGATCCTCGAGATGGTCGGGGTCTCGAAGGCGTTCGGCGGCATCCATGCGCTGCGGGACGTCGACTTCTCGCTCATGGAAGGCGAGATCCACGGCCTCGTCGGCGAAAACGGTGCCGGCAAGTCGACCATGATGAAGATCATCGCCGGCGTCTATCACGGCTTCGAGGGCGAGATGCACGTGGCTGGCCAGACGGTCCTGTTCCGGTCGCCGCGCGACGCTCTGGCCGCCGGCATCGGCATGGTGCACCAGGAACTCTCCATCGTTTCCGACCTGACCGTCGCGGAGAACGTCTTTCTCGGTGTCCAGCCGACGGCTGGCGGGGTGGTGAACTGGTCGCGCATGAAGCGCGAAGCAAAGGCGCAACTGGCGAGCCTCGGCCTCGACATCGACCCCAGCGCTCGCATGGGCAGCCTGCCGGTCGGCATCCAGCAATTGATCGAACTGTCGCGCGTGCTCTTCTCAGGCGCGCGTATCATCATCCTGGACGAACCGACCTCCGCGCTGTCTCCGCCCGAAGTCGCCCGCCTGTTCGAGGCGCTGCGGCGCCTCAAGCGTCAGGGCCGCACCATCGTCTTCATCTCGCACTTCCTCGATGACGTGCTTGAGATCTCCGACCGCATCACCGTGTTCCGCAACGGACGCAAGGTGGTGACGGAACGGACGGAAGCGCTGACCAAGGACAGCATCATTTCGCACATGATCGGCCGCGGCTCGGCCGACATGCACATGGGCGAGAGCACAGAGCTTTTCGGCGACGACACGCGCCCCGTCGTGCTCGAGGCGCAGGGTCTCAGTGACGGAGCGATGATTAAGGACATCTCGCTAAAACTGCGCGGCGGCGAAATCACCGGCATCTATGGCTTCATGGGCTGCGGCCAGGTCGAGTTGTCCCGCGCGCTGTTCGGAAAGGGCAAGCTCGTTTCCGGAACGCTGACCCTCGACGGCAAGTCGGTGCACTTCCGTTCGACGGCGGCCGCGCGTCGCGCCGGCGTCGCCTACCTGCCGGAAAGCCGCGGCATGATGCTGTTCCGCACCGAGCAGGTGTTCAAGAACATCTCCATCTCCATCCTCGACCGCATCCACAGTCTGCTCCTCAAGCCACGCCGCGAGCGCGAGATCTCAGAGGCCCAAATCAAGGACCTGCAGATCCGGCCGCCCAGGACCGACATCGCGCTTGGCAACCTGTCCGGCGGCAACCAGCAGAAGGTCGCGCTCGCCAAGTGGCTGACCTACCTTCCGAAGGTGCTCATCCTCTCCGAGCCGACACGCGGCATGGATGTCGGCGCCAAGGAGGACGTCATCCGTATCGTGAAATCGCTGCGCGACAAGGGCGTCGCGGTGCTCGTGCTGTCGACCGAGCCCGAGACGATCCTGACGCTGGCCGACCGGGTGACCGTCCTCAAACGGGGCCTCGTCGCCAGGGAATTCACCACCGGCCACATCGAGAAGGCGGACCTGCTCGATGCGGCGTGA
- a CDS encoding SGNH/GDSL hydrolase family protein, which translates to MVILTKKGIANGLLVAVAVVLSYLAVEFAARWALSDISTTGDRFSYMSRQWYAANPPQANKLKFREREFTHAPAPGVMRIAVVGDSFTWAPGLLENERVSNRLDAKLNSAGDLRFEVLNFGVSGANYEQHEVNMRLAIQSANPHFILLQWYLNDLDDPEEPLPRPMRLAGFLHRELTAVSVLYWLAARAFDEAQIKMGKIDVDAYYARFLNPDDPLARRGDERFRDLIQVAREAGVPIGVYMWPELTRPLGTSPNDALIKHMLVLCEEEHIVCVDLSSALRAEKQHERLIVNRFDTHASAEANDLAADLLVVRFGEGWRAEARKIASGSRPETIGRVVQ; encoded by the coding sequence ATGGTGATCCTGACAAAGAAGGGAATAGCGAACGGCCTGCTCGTCGCGGTGGCTGTGGTGTTGTCGTATCTTGCGGTCGAGTTTGCAGCGCGGTGGGCGCTGTCGGATATCTCCACGACGGGTGATCGGTTCTCCTATATGTCGCGCCAATGGTATGCGGCCAATCCCCCTCAGGCGAACAAGCTGAAGTTCCGCGAGCGGGAATTTACCCACGCTCCGGCGCCGGGCGTGATGAGGATCGCAGTGGTCGGCGACTCCTTCACCTGGGCTCCCGGTCTCCTCGAGAATGAGCGCGTCTCCAACCGTCTCGATGCCAAACTCAATTCGGCCGGAGATCTCAGGTTCGAGGTGCTGAATTTTGGGGTGTCCGGCGCAAACTATGAGCAGCACGAAGTCAACATGCGCCTGGCCATTCAGTCAGCAAATCCCCACTTCATTCTCCTGCAATGGTATCTGAACGATCTGGACGATCCCGAGGAGCCCCTTCCGCGCCCGATGAGGCTGGCGGGGTTCCTGCATCGAGAGCTTACCGCCGTGTCGGTCCTGTACTGGTTGGCCGCCCGCGCGTTCGACGAAGCGCAGATCAAGATGGGCAAGATTGACGTCGACGCGTACTACGCGCGTTTTCTCAATCCAGACGATCCGCTGGCGCGCCGCGGGGACGAACGGTTTCGCGATCTCATCCAGGTCGCGCGCGAGGCCGGCGTGCCGATCGGTGTCTACATGTGGCCCGAATTGACAAGGCCCCTGGGCACCAGCCCCAACGACGCACTGATCAAGCACATGCTCGTCTTGTGCGAAGAGGAACATATCGTCTGTGTCGATCTGAGCTCGGCGCTCCGGGCGGAGAAGCAACACGAGCGGCTGATCGTCAACCGTTTCGATACGCACGCCAGCGCGGAGGCGAATGACCTGGCAGCGGACCTCCTTGTGGTGCGCTTCGGCGAAGGGTGGCGGGCCGAGGCGCGGAAAATCGCGAGCGGTTCGAGGCCGGAAACAATCGGTCGAGTCGTGCAGTAA
- a CDS encoding beta-ketoacyl-ACP synthase III: MIRSVVRGVGSSLPRRLMRNADFEGMVETSDEWIVQRTGIRQRHIAADDETTASLGEAAARAALDHAGLTPADIDLIVLATSTPNNTFPATAVEIQNRLGMRHGFAFDMQAVCSGFVYAVTTADLYIRGGLAKRVLVIGSETFSRILDWADRSTCVLFGDGAGALVLEAQEGEGTIGDRGVLAASLRSDGTHKDKLFVDGGPSTTQTVGHLRMEGREVFKHAVGMITDVIEATFEEAGIGPQDLDWFVPHQANKRIIDASARKLGIAEEKVVITVDLHGNTSAASVPLALSTAVSDGRIKEGDLVLLEAMGGGFTWGAVLLRW; the protein is encoded by the coding sequence ATGATACGTTCTGTCGTGCGCGGCGTGGGGTCGTCGTTGCCGCGCCGGTTGATGAGGAATGCCGATTTCGAAGGGATGGTGGAGACCTCCGACGAATGGATTGTCCAGCGTACCGGCATTCGCCAGCGCCATATCGCTGCCGACGACGAGACGACGGCGTCTCTGGGCGAGGCGGCGGCACGCGCTGCCCTCGACCATGCGGGGCTGACGCCGGCCGATATCGACCTGATCGTGCTCGCCACCTCGACCCCGAACAACACTTTCCCGGCGACGGCGGTCGAGATCCAGAACCGCCTCGGCATGCGGCACGGCTTCGCCTTCGACATGCAGGCGGTGTGCAGCGGTTTCGTCTACGCCGTGACAACGGCTGATCTCTACATCCGCGGCGGCCTCGCCAAGCGCGTGCTGGTCATCGGATCCGAGACATTCTCCCGTATCCTTGACTGGGCGGACCGCTCGACCTGCGTGCTCTTCGGCGACGGCGCGGGCGCGCTTGTCCTGGAGGCGCAAGAGGGCGAAGGCACCATCGGAGACCGTGGCGTGCTGGCGGCGAGCCTGCGCTCCGACGGAACCCACAAGGACAAGCTCTTTGTCGACGGTGGGCCGTCTACCACCCAGACCGTGGGTCATCTCAGGATGGAGGGCCGCGAGGTCTTCAAGCATGCTGTGGGAATGATTACCGACGTGATCGAGGCGACATTCGAGGAGGCCGGCATCGGTCCGCAGGACCTCGACTGGTTCGTGCCGCATCAGGCCAACAAGCGCATCATCGACGCCTCGGCCAGGAAACTCGGGATTGCAGAGGAGAAGGTGGTCATCACGGTCGACCTTCACGGCAACACCTCGGCTGCATCGGTGCCGCTCGCTCTTTCGACCGCGGTCTCCGATGGGCGCATCAAGGAGGGCGACCTGGTGCTTCTGGAAGCCATGGGCGGCGGTTTCACCTGGGGCGCCGTCCTACTTCGCTGGTGA
- a CDS encoding pectate lyase, which translates to MLTLACCLGVAVGASPSGESSAAPQSDDDLLAAAVRVAGLFAHHLAAGGGYVWAYSPDLVTRRGEGGEVEPGVILNQPPGTPAVGAAFIRLFELTGDPQWMTAADAAAQAAVNTQLVSGGWYNSADTEPNARQKWCYRVRVDKDQCDLIEGNKQRNHSTLDDNITQSTLGFLLWYDAISKGRNPAVARAIDYGLDRLLTAQYANGAWPVKLERVYPPRLFAAAWRARLPANWPREWVKPPNPTLILNDHVMRDMMSLLLAADRHVERDDLLPAARRSGDFLLAAQLPAPQSGWAQSYNLDLEPIWGRKFEPPAVASDETTGAINALLQIYLKTGEKRYLAGALDGAKWLELSRRPTGDWARFYELGSNRPLYVTEENRLTYDEDNLRKGYTFASDFNIPATLQLVERVARGERPEEFDNWDWVVGLGHHNLDAARAKIRQADPQGKIVEDGWIQSSTFVEGVWSLGEPLHE; encoded by the coding sequence ATGCTGACCCTGGCGTGCTGCCTTGGCGTGGCCGTTGGCGCGTCCCCGAGCGGTGAGAGTTCGGCAGCACCCCAATCGGATGATGATCTCCTGGCTGCGGCCGTCCGCGTCGCCGGCCTGTTCGCCCACCACCTCGCAGCCGGCGGCGGCTATGTTTGGGCATACTCTCCCGATCTTGTCACACGTCGTGGCGAAGGCGGCGAAGTGGAACCGGGTGTGATCCTCAACCAGCCGCCTGGCACGCCTGCGGTGGGCGCAGCATTCATCCGTCTCTTCGAACTGACCGGGGATCCGCAATGGATGACAGCCGCCGACGCCGCAGCCCAGGCGGCTGTAAACACCCAGCTTGTGTCCGGCGGCTGGTACAATTCCGCTGACACGGAGCCCAACGCGCGTCAGAAATGGTGCTACCGCGTTCGGGTCGACAAGGATCAATGCGATCTGATCGAAGGGAACAAGCAGCGCAATCACAGCACGCTCGACGACAACATCACCCAGAGCACTCTGGGATTTCTCCTGTGGTACGACGCGATCTCCAAAGGCCGCAACCCTGCCGTCGCGAGGGCGATCGACTACGGCCTGGATCGCCTTCTGACGGCGCAATACGCAAATGGCGCCTGGCCCGTCAAACTGGAGCGCGTCTACCCGCCCCGCCTGTTTGCTGCGGCGTGGCGGGCAAGGCTGCCTGCGAACTGGCCGCGGGAGTGGGTAAAGCCGCCCAATCCGACACTGATCTTGAACGATCACGTGATGCGCGACATGATGAGCCTGCTTCTTGCGGCCGACCGGCATGTCGAGCGGGACGATCTGCTGCCGGCGGCACGGCGAAGCGGCGACTTCCTGCTCGCCGCACAATTGCCGGCGCCCCAGTCCGGCTGGGCGCAGAGCTACAATCTCGACCTCGAGCCCATCTGGGGGCGGAAGTTCGAACCTCCAGCGGTGGCATCGGACGAAACGACCGGCGCCATCAATGCGCTGCTCCAAATCTACCTGAAGACAGGTGAGAAACGATATCTGGCGGGAGCCCTGGACGGAGCCAAATGGCTCGAGCTGAGCCGCCGGCCGACCGGGGACTGGGCGCGCTTCTATGAACTCGGTTCCAACCGCCCCCTCTACGTGACCGAGGAAAACCGGTTGACTTATGACGAGGACAATCTGCGCAAGGGCTATACGTTCGCCAGTGACTTCAATATTCCGGCAACGCTGCAACTGGTCGAGCGGGTTGCCCGCGGCGAAAGGCCCGAAGAATTCGACAACTGGGATTGGGTCGTCGGGCTCGGGCACCATAACCTTGACGCCGCGCGCGCCAAGATCCGTCAGGCGGACCCTCAGGGAAAGATCGTCGAAGACGGATGGATCCAGAGCAGCACCTTCGTCGAGGGTGTGTGGTCCCTCGGCGAACCGCTCCATGAGTAG
- a CDS encoding integration host factor subunit alpha has product MGGNTLTRADLAEAVYRKVGLSRTESAQLVEAVLDEICEAIVRGETVKLSSFATFHVRDKNERIGRNPKTGEEVPILPRRVMTFKASNVLKARILKAHNSGKLKNDK; this is encoded by the coding sequence ATGGGGGGAAACACACTCACTCGCGCCGACCTCGCTGAGGCTGTCTACCGCAAGGTTGGGTTATCGCGCACCGAATCAGCTCAGCTCGTGGAGGCGGTTCTCGATGAGATCTGCGAGGCCATCGTCCGCGGCGAGACGGTAAAGCTCTCATCCTTCGCCACCTTCCATGTGCGCGACAAGAACGAGCGCATCGGCAGGAACCCGAAGACCGGCGAGGAGGTGCCTATTCTTCCCCGCCGCGTGATGACCTTCAAGGCCTCGAACGTTCTAAAGGCCCGTATCCTTAAGGCGCACAACAGCGGTAAGCTGAAGAACGACAAGTAA
- a CDS encoding MerR family transcriptional regulator — protein MDKSPDAFRTISEVAEDLDLPQHVLRFWETRFNQIKPMKRGGGRRYYRPHDVELIKGIRHMLYDQGYTIKGVQKLLRENGNQFLVAVANGDVAAIEAITQRKQAEATVPLTPAAQPRGADDEVLLGEPKVKPSRRFFGLGKAEDEGPVPAGDGKLSRDNRALLQEALFDLLECKRLLDQVR, from the coding sequence ATGGATAAGAGTCCAGACGCGTTCCGCACCATCAGTGAGGTCGCAGAAGACCTCGATCTGCCGCAGCACGTGCTGAGGTTCTGGGAGACGCGGTTCAACCAGATCAAGCCTATGAAGCGTGGGGGCGGACGCCGCTACTATCGTCCCCACGATGTCGAGCTGATCAAGGGCATACGCCACATGCTCTATGATCAGGGCTACACGATCAAGGGCGTGCAGAAACTGCTCCGCGAAAACGGCAACCAGTTCCTGGTCGCCGTCGCCAACGGAGACGTCGCCGCCATCGAGGCGATCACCCAGCGCAAACAGGCAGAAGCGACCGTGCCGCTGACACCGGCAGCGCAACCGCGCGGCGCCGACGACGAGGTGCTGCTGGGCGAGCCCAAGGTGAAGCCGAGCCGCCGTTTCTTCGGGCTTGGCAAGGCGGAGGACGAGGGCCCGGTGCCGGCTGGCGACGGGAAACTCTCCCGCGACAACCGGGCGCTGCTTCAGGAGGCCTTGTTCGACCTTCTGGAATGCAAGCGCCTGCTTGACCAGGTGCGCTGA